The nucleotide window CGTGCCCCGCGCCTTCGGGTACGTCTTCGGCGACTCCATGGCCAAGGTCCTCCTGGGACGGATCGCCGACCCCACCAAGGACGGCGTCACCATCCTGGGCCACACCCTGCACGGCTGGGGATCGACCTTCACGGTGCTCATCGCCTCGGCGGCGGTGGGCCTGGCCTGCCTCATCGTCGTTGCGCTGCTGGAGGAGCGGCTCATCCGCGGTGACCGCGCCTTCTCCCAGGGCGAGGAGGAATGATGGGCGCCATGGCACCCCGCAGCGATCTCGACGATCTCCTGGCACTGGCGGTCGACGTCGTCCGGGAGGCGGCCGCCATGGCCCTCCACCCGGGCCGCGACCTTGGGATCCGCGTCAAGGCGGACCGCAACGATCTGGTCACCGCCGTGGACCGGCGCATCGAGGAGTATGTGGCCGCCCGCCTGCAGGCCACCGGGTACGGCCTGCTGGGGGAGGAGGGACACGGCGTGGAGACCTGGCAGGGCCGGGTGTGGGTCCTGGACCCCATCGACGGGACGATGAACTTCGTCCAGACCCATCGGGACTACGCGGTCAGCCTGGCCCTGTGCGAGGACGGCGCCCCGGTGCTCGCCGTGGTCATGGACGTGGTGGCCGACCGCTGCTACACCGCCGTGCGCGCAGGCGGCGCGCGCTGCAACGGCCAGGCCCTGAGCCCCGTCGTCGACGGGCGCGGCTACCGCGACGCCGTCCTCATCACCGATCTCAAGGAGATGCGGGCCCTGCCCCGCCTGGCCCAGTGCCTGGAGGAGTCCCGCGGGCACCGGCGCTACGGCTCGGCGGCCCTGGAGTGCGTGGAGGTCGCGGCCGGCCGGGCCGGCGCCTTCGTGCACATGTGGGTCTCGCCCTGGGATATCGCGGCGGCCAGCCTCATCTGCTCCGAGCTCGGGGTGCGGGTCACCCGCCTGGACGGCACGCCCCTGGACCTGCGGTGGAAGGGCTCCGTGCTCGCCGCGCCCCCGACCATCCACGACCAGCTCCTGCACCGGCTCATGATCGACCCCCGGTAGAGCGGAGCGCAGGAGCACTCAGCGGCGCGCCGGGCCGGTGGAGGAGCGCGGCACCAGGGTGGTGCCCACGGTGCGGCTGACCGGCTCATGGGCTGGTGAGCCGGACTCGACCCGGGCCTCGGCCAGCTCCACGGCCAGGCGCGCCACCTCGGCCGGGCTGCGGTCGATGGAGGTCAGGTCGAAGGCCGCCGAGGCCGCCAGCCGGGAGTTGTCGACGCCGGCCACCGACAGGTCGGCCCCCGGCCGCAGCCCGGCGCGCAGCGCGGCGATGATGGCGCCCTGGGCGCACTGGTCGTTGTAGCACACCACCGCCGTGCACGGCTCCTGGCCGGGGTCCGGGCGCAGGCTCCCGGCCAGGTCCAGGAGCGGGGCGAGAGCGGCCAGGCCCGAGTCGACGTCCGCCCCGCCCGCAACGGTGTGGAAGGCCAGCCCGGCCTGCCCTGCGGCCTGCTGGAAGGCCCGGCGCCTGGCATCGGCCGAGACCCCCGGGGTGGAGTCGATGTAGAGCAGGCGGCGGTGGCCCAGGCCCCGGAGGTGGTCGATGAGCTGGGCCATGCCTCCGGAGTTGTCGCTGGTGACCAGGTCCGAGGCGGCCACGGGCCGCTGCTGGCCGATGGTCACCGCCCCCTCCAGGAGGGCGGGCTCGGCCTGCGCCACGGTCG belongs to Actinomyces capricornis and includes:
- a CDS encoding LacI family DNA-binding transcriptional regulator, whose translation is MRRPTLKDVAEATGYSASTVSRALAGSPQISESTRRRIGAAARRLGYQADPIGSLLRAPRPRVLGLLCRLDQELHVVYRDHILARAEAHGLRLVTESVGPLRGAGEAIGNLHRLRCQTLIIIDPATVAQAEPALLEGAVTIGQQRPVAASDLVTSDNSGGMAQLIDHLRGLGHRRLLYIDSTPGVSADARRRAFQQAAGQAGLAFHTVAGGADVDSGLAALAPLLDLAGSLRPDPGQEPCTAVVCYNDQCAQGAIIAALRAGLRPGADLSVAGVDNSRLAASAAFDLTSIDRSPAEVARLAVELAEARVESGSPAHEPVSRTVGTTLVPRSSTGPARR
- a CDS encoding inositol monophosphatase family protein, which translates into the protein MAPRSDLDDLLALAVDVVREAAAMALHPGRDLGIRVKADRNDLVTAVDRRIEEYVAARLQATGYGLLGEEGHGVETWQGRVWVLDPIDGTMNFVQTHRDYAVSLALCEDGAPVLAVVMDVVADRCYTAVRAGGARCNGQALSPVVDGRGYRDAVLITDLKEMRALPRLAQCLEESRGHRRYGSAALECVEVAAGRAGAFVHMWVSPWDIAAASLICSELGVRVTRLDGTPLDLRWKGSVLAAPPTIHDQLLHRLMIDPR